A single genomic interval of Buteo buteo chromosome 20, bButBut1.hap1.1, whole genome shotgun sequence harbors:
- the LOC142042411 gene encoding uncharacterized protein LOC142042411, whose translation MAETVGVIPRDEEESQNDSDDEDPFPNHDAVTASPGCSASPSLASLNEDKGSSAVPERLSVLSSKAVAQAKALTGPEMVSGGQTQRTASGLAEHRPTAENASLGGSSYSAAVDNLQPVGIASLCSESPCCEGDTSSEVPQVPRVPGGAVPALTGTKPGGCPVQQAGSGAKGNTAPSSLGLAIWTKTAKVMETLENKKKEEKEKYRLQLAMYRRLLLLRSIRSLHKQLEQQQARLQECYGTVINTKKEVLKHIRSTSPSPSP comes from the coding sequence ATGGCTGAGACGGTAGGTGTAATACCAAGAGATGAAGAGGAGAGCCAAAATGACAGTGATGATGAAGACCCGTTTCCGAATCACGATGCTGTAACGGCATCCCCTGGTTGCTCCGCCAGCCCTTCGTTAGCCAGCCTTAATGAAGACAAGGGAAGCTCAGCGGTGCCAGAAAGACTGTCCGTCCTCTCCAGCAAGGCCGTGGCCCAGGCAAAAGCCCTGACTGGCCCAGAGATGGTTAGTGGTGGCCAGACACAGAGGACAGCCTCTGGCTTGGCTGAGCATCGCCCGACAGCTGAAAATGCATCATTAGGTGGCTCGTCGTACTCCGCGGCTGTCGAcaacctgcagcctgtgggtaTCGCCTCCCTGTGCTCCGAAAGCCCCTGCTGCGAGGGTGACACCAGTTCGGAGGTGCCGCAGGTCCCGAGGGTGCCTGGTGGGGCTGTCCCTGCCCTGACGGGGACCAAGCccgggggctgccccgtgcagcaggcagggagcggAGCCAAGGGCAACACGGCCCCCTCTAGTCTGGGCTTGGCGATTTGGACAAAGACCGCAAAAGTAATGGAGACcttggaaaataagaaaaaggaggaaaaggagaagtaCCGGCTCCAGCTAGCTATGTACCGACGGCTTCTGCTGTTGCGCTCCATCAGGAGCTTGCAtaagcagctggagcagcagcaggccaGATTGCAGGAATGCTACGGCACGGTAATAAATACCAAGAAAGAAGTGTTGAAACACATTCGCTCAACCTCGCCCTCACCTTCGCC